In Methanosarcina siciliae T4/M, one genomic interval encodes:
- a CDS encoding STAS-like domain-containing protein — MGKVKEERVKVKIIEAAGSNFCVATCDGQKVHDIIADFFRKNRKVELSFAENDELTPAFLNSAVGQLYGTFPAELIEKNLFFTDLDPEDETVLKRVMERAKGYFEHAYSCRKALRDVIGGEDA; from the coding sequence ATGGGAAAGGTTAAGGAAGAGAGGGTGAAAGTAAAAATTATTGAAGCTGCAGGCAGCAATTTCTGTGTTGCGACCTGCGATGGGCAAAAAGTGCACGATATAATTGCGGACTTTTTCCGCAAAAACAGGAAAGTTGAACTCTCTTTTGCAGAGAATGACGAACTTACGCCTGCCTTTTTGAATTCGGCTGTGGGGCAGCTTTACGGGACTTTTCCGGCTGAACTGATTGAAAAAAACCTTTTTTTTACGGATCTTGATCCTGAAGATGAGACTGTCCTCAAGAGGGTCATGGAGAGAGCAAAAGGCTATTTTGAACATGCATATTCCTGTAGAAAGGCTCTCAGGGATGTGATCGGAGGCGAAGATGCATAA
- a CDS encoding KEOPS complex subunit Pcc1 — MKITGTIGFPDPESKQSVARILKALSPDNLRSMESEISDERIAVRFHSEKIGSLLATVDDFLMNVKIGEGVEQTLEKEK, encoded by the coding sequence ATGAAAATCACAGGTACAATTGGGTTTCCTGACCCAGAGTCAAAACAATCGGTAGCCAGAATCCTCAAAGCCCTTTCCCCGGACAACCTGAGGAGTATGGAAAGTGAAATCAGCGATGAAAGGATTGCTGTGCGCTTTCATTCCGAGAAAATTGGTTCTCTTCTTGCAACTGTTGACGATTTTCTTATGAATGTTAAAATAGGGGAAGGAGTCGAACAGACTCTGGAAAAAGAAAAATAA
- a CDS encoding IS110 family RNA-guided transposase: MYLNIGIDIAKDAHEACILDDEGKQIGRYIQIKNLKSSIEKFIERVESVSNRLNSIPRIGMEATGIYWYAIYSELSKHYEIHAYNPSQVKGFAAVNIRGSKTDKIDAKTIAAILQFGEAPKTCYGDKKRMELKEYCGFHFKLKSNVANLKKRLIRNVHLIFPRYDQMFSSIFTKTSIAILNEVPRPSDMLGMGEEKLYEFMKKTSRNHYSPEKTRKLLEMAKDSISPDFIEEALLFEVKSLLNLIEYMESQIKEVETRILAAWETLKDKHYLQTIPGISDLMAAMIWAELGDVENFQHPDQIVAFAGYDPKVKKSGNKEVISGPNKRGSRLLRWVLGRAVVQAKMHNPVIKQYFMKKISEGKHYNTALCAAAKKMIRIIWSVEKNKKPFQVPT, encoded by the coding sequence ATGTATTTGAACATCGGTATTGATATCGCTAAGGATGCTCATGAAGCCTGTATTTTGGACGATGAGGGTAAACAGATTGGAAGGTATATCCAAATCAAGAATTTAAAAAGCAGTATCGAGAAATTCATAGAACGTGTGGAATCAGTATCTAATAGATTAAATTCAATTCCTCGGATTGGAATGGAAGCTACGGGAATATACTGGTATGCCATATATTCGGAACTTTCAAAACACTATGAAATTCATGCCTACAATCCTTCTCAGGTAAAGGGGTTTGCAGCGGTCAACATTAGGGGATCAAAAACCGATAAAATCGATGCAAAAACAATTGCTGCGATACTTCAATTTGGGGAGGCGCCAAAAACCTGTTATGGCGATAAAAAAAGAATGGAATTGAAAGAATACTGTGGATTCCATTTCAAGTTGAAATCAAATGTGGCTAATCTAAAGAAGCGGTTAATACGTAACGTACATCTTATCTTTCCCCGATATGACCAGATGTTTTCCAGCATATTCACTAAAACATCTATAGCCATTCTAAATGAAGTACCAAGACCCTCAGATATGCTTGGAATGGGAGAGGAAAAGCTCTATGAGTTTATGAAAAAAACGAGCAGAAATCATTACAGTCCTGAGAAAACAAGAAAACTCTTAGAAATGGCGAAAGATTCAATTTCTCCTGACTTTATTGAGGAGGCTTTATTATTTGAGGTCAAGTCCTTGCTTAACCTGATTGAATACATGGAAAGCCAGATAAAAGAAGTGGAAACCAGGATTTTGGCTGCTTGGGAAACGTTGAAGGATAAGCATTACCTTCAGACAATTCCTGGAATTAGTGATTTAATGGCGGCTATGATCTGGGCGGAACTTGGAGACGTGGAGAACTTTCAACATCCAGACCAGATAGTCGCTTTTGCAGGATATGATCCAAAAGTAAAAAAGTCTGGGAACAAGGAAGTTATTTCAGGACCTAACAAAAGAGGATCAAGATTGTTAAGATGGGTTTTGGGGAGAGCTGTTGTGCAAGCAAAGATGCATAATCCGGTGATAAAGCAGTATTTCATGAAGAAAATAAGTGAGGGGAAACACTACAATACTGCACTTTGTGCGGCAGCTAAAAAGATGATAAGGATTATTTGGTCGGTAGAAAAGAATAAAAAACCTTTCCAAGTCCCGACATAA
- a CDS encoding 4Fe-4S binding protein: MAEKKIDLSSLKSKGFLSQRQENMFSMRLKVVSGNLDAEKLRAIADTAEKYGSGYVHITSRQQIEVPFVKLEDAETANSELEKQGISGGSAGKKVRAVVACQGDRVCRNGLINCQDLAYRIDEKYFGEAVPKKFKVAVTGCPAACVRPQENDFGVMGTVKPEILEENCVGCKLCEKACKVGAITVQDDKARIDPEKCILCGACIATCRKDALREEKTGYTIFVGGNGGRHPRQGRKLLELANEEQLFSILEKTFEYYRKEGLDGERFGNLLDRLGFEKYLNVIGCVSHDENLL; the protein is encoded by the coding sequence ATGGCTGAAAAAAAAATTGACTTATCTTCACTTAAAAGTAAAGGTTTTCTGTCCCAGAGGCAGGAGAATATGTTTTCAATGCGGCTGAAAGTTGTGAGTGGCAATCTGGATGCCGAAAAACTGCGGGCAATTGCAGATACAGCCGAAAAATACGGTTCCGGCTATGTCCACATAACCTCAAGGCAGCAGATTGAGGTTCCTTTTGTCAAACTCGAAGATGCGGAAACGGCAAATTCTGAACTTGAAAAGCAGGGAATTTCGGGAGGTTCTGCCGGAAAAAAAGTGAGGGCTGTCGTTGCCTGTCAGGGAGACAGGGTTTGCAGAAACGGGTTGATTAACTGCCAGGACCTGGCGTACAGAATTGATGAAAAATACTTTGGGGAAGCTGTCCCGAAAAAATTCAAAGTTGCAGTAACCGGGTGTCCTGCAGCCTGTGTACGACCCCAGGAAAATGATTTCGGAGTCATGGGCACGGTAAAGCCTGAAATTCTTGAGGAAAACTGTGTCGGCTGCAAGCTCTGTGAAAAAGCATGTAAGGTAGGAGCAATAACAGTTCAGGATGATAAAGCCCGTATAGATCCCGAAAAATGCATCCTCTGCGGGGCATGTATTGCAACCTGCAGGAAAGATGCCCTGAGGGAAGAAAAAACCGGGTATACGATCTTTGTCGGAGGAAATGGAGGGCGGCATCCCAGACAGGGAAGAAAGCTTCTTGAGCTTGCAAACGAGGAGCAGCTTTTCTCAATCCTTGAAAAAACCTTTGAATATTACAGGAAAGAAGGACTTGATGGGGAGAGGTTTGGAAACCTCCTTGACAGGCTTGGATTTGAAAAATACCTGAATGTAATCGGCTGTGTGTCGCATGATGAAAATTTATTGTGA
- a CDS encoding lectin like domain-containing protein — MILFSCFSGSLSLAAGSSENFELSQNNTSLSEPSIETAPLNPDFLESEKSESIESISSSGDGDFSGTGYTPSPVNLSGLSKPAERLLLRASASELPATFDLRTKGQVTSVENQGKTGSCWAFSSLASLESYILGAEGESWDFSENNMKNLVTTYYSDGFDFDVNDGGNAFMAMAYLARWAGPVNEAEDPFSETSTSSPEGLVVQKYLQEALILPDRTGPLDNEVIKQALMDYGAVYSTMYMDKTIYYQENNHAYLYTGSGKVNHAITIVGWNDSFDRNMFKQIPAGDGAFIVKNSWGESWGEEGYFYISYYDTRLGYEENAVFTAADQDNFDYNYQYDPLGWVNQIGYSESLTAWSGNVFTSEGNEILEAVGFYTTDFDTAYEIYVYKNPTDGPLSQSGIFVANENGTCAFPGYHTQLLSSPVNLSSGEKFSVVIKFSNPSSGNPLALEYKLSGYSSKAQANSGESYISLNGVSWQDLTSVEDKTYDYSEANFCIKAFTIVTVPPEAEFSSNITSWVSPLTVQFTDLSKDAFSWEWDLNGDGIVDSIVQNPVYTYSSNKAYTVSLNVSNRNGFDSETKINYITVAPLSILSASPSENVTTYEGGEQAFSISTNHNSTVRWYLNGVLKSSESGVTSSSYSSSALSPGTYTVTARAVTGSEKVACTWAWTVRDWNPWDDSTSQEGTGISTGELQEAIHVYKNNLPIPNTGVELTSSRLEELIWLWREGSAN; from the coding sequence ATGATCTTATTTTCGTGTTTTTCCGGCAGCCTTTCTCTTGCCGCCGGAAGTTCCGAAAACTTCGAGCTGTCCCAGAACAATACTTCTCTTTCAGAACCTTCGATTGAAACGGCTCCCCTGAACCCTGACTTTCTGGAATCCGAAAAATCAGAGTCAATTGAATCTATCTCGTCTTCTGGAGATGGAGACTTTTCAGGTACCGGATATACTCCCTCGCCGGTAAACCTATCAGGGCTTTCAAAGCCTGCAGAAAGGCTTTTGCTCAGGGCATCAGCTTCGGAACTACCCGCAACTTTCGACCTGCGTACTAAGGGCCAGGTCACCTCTGTGGAAAACCAGGGAAAAACCGGAAGCTGCTGGGCTTTTTCAAGCCTTGCGTCCCTTGAATCTTACATTCTGGGGGCAGAAGGAGAAAGTTGGGACTTTTCCGAAAATAACATGAAAAACCTCGTTACAACATACTATTCCGACGGTTTTGACTTTGATGTCAATGACGGGGGGAATGCCTTCATGGCTATGGCATACCTTGCCCGCTGGGCCGGACCTGTAAACGAAGCCGAAGACCCTTTTAGCGAGACTTCTACGTCCTCCCCTGAAGGACTTGTCGTGCAAAAATATCTTCAGGAAGCGCTCATACTTCCTGACAGAACGGGCCCTCTGGACAATGAGGTGATCAAACAGGCACTTATGGATTACGGAGCCGTGTATTCCACGATGTACATGGATAAAACGATCTATTACCAGGAAAATAATCATGCTTATCTATACACAGGGTCGGGTAAAGTAAACCATGCGATAACTATCGTAGGCTGGAACGATTCATTTGACAGAAACATGTTCAAACAAATTCCTGCAGGAGACGGGGCTTTCATTGTAAAGAATAGCTGGGGGGAGTCCTGGGGAGAAGAGGGATACTTCTATATTTCCTATTATGACACCAGGCTCGGATACGAAGAAAATGCCGTGTTTACGGCTGCAGATCAGGACAACTTTGACTACAATTACCAGTATGACCCACTCGGATGGGTAAATCAGATCGGGTACTCCGAATCTTTAACTGCCTGGAGTGGCAATGTATTTACTTCGGAAGGAAATGAAATACTTGAGGCTGTAGGATTCTATACTACGGATTTCGATACGGCTTACGAGATATATGTTTACAAAAACCCGACAGATGGTCCCCTCAGTCAGTCGGGTATTTTTGTTGCAAATGAAAACGGAACCTGTGCATTTCCTGGCTACCATACTCAGCTGTTGAGCTCACCAGTAAACCTGAGTTCAGGGGAAAAATTTTCAGTGGTTATTAAGTTCAGCAATCCTTCATCCGGAAACCCGCTTGCTCTTGAGTATAAACTTTCCGGTTATAGCAGCAAGGCGCAGGCCAATTCCGGAGAAAGTTATATAAGTTTAAATGGAGTCAGCTGGCAAGACCTGACATCAGTAGAAGACAAAACATACGATTATTCCGAAGCAAACTTCTGCATAAAGGCTTTCACCATTGTTACTGTTCCTCCAGAGGCTGAATTCTCGTCAAATATCACCAGCTGGGTTTCTCCTCTTACAGTCCAGTTTACCGACCTCTCTAAGGATGCCTTTTCCTGGGAATGGGACCTGAACGGGGACGGAATTGTGGACTCAATAGTCCAAAACCCGGTCTACACCTATAGCTCCAACAAAGCTTATACCGTCTCGTTGAATGTCAGCAACAGGAACGGTTTTGACTCAGAGACAAAGATCAATTACATAACAGTTGCCCCACTCTCAATCCTCTCTGCAAGCCCCAGCGAAAATGTTACAACTTATGAAGGAGGGGAGCAGGCGTTCAGCATCAGCACAAACCATAACAGCACTGTACGCTGGTACCTTAACGGAGTGTTAAAGAGTTCCGAATCCGGTGTTACAAGCAGTTCCTATTCCAGCAGTGCCCTCTCTCCCGGAACTTACACTGTTACCGCCCGCGCTGTAACAGGAAGCGAAAAGGTTGCATGCACCTGGGCCTGGACAGTCCGCGACTGGAACCCCTGGGACGATTCGACCTCTCAGGAAGGAACCGGCATAAGCACAGGAGAACTCCAGGAAGCGATACATGTCTATAAAAACAATCTTCCCATTCCGAACACTGGGGTAGAACTGACGAGCTCCAGACTCGAGGAACTTATATGGCTCTGGCGTGAAGGGTCTGCAAATTGA
- a CDS encoding DNA polymerase ligase N-terminal domain-containing protein: protein MLEEYAKKRDFKKTSEPLASGVEKSSEKSSDKPVFVVQRHDATNLHYDFRLELGGVLKSWAVPREPPESAGIKRLAIQTEDHPLEYADFEGEIPEGEYGAGKVEIWDKGTFELQKHNEKEFAVTLHGEKLEGDYVLIRTKYGKEGKGWLFFKKKDD, encoded by the coding sequence ATGCTTGAGGAATATGCGAAGAAGAGAGATTTTAAAAAGACCTCCGAACCTCTCGCTAGCGGGGTCGAAAAAAGTTCGGAAAAAAGTTCGGATAAGCCTGTTTTTGTAGTCCAGCGACATGATGCAACTAACCTTCACTATGATTTTCGCCTGGAACTGGGCGGGGTACTGAAAAGCTGGGCAGTCCCCAGGGAGCCGCCTGAAAGTGCCGGCATTAAGAGGCTTGCTATCCAGACTGAAGACCACCCGCTAGAATATGCCGATTTTGAGGGAGAAATCCCCGAAGGAGAGTACGGAGCCGGGAAGGTTGAGATCTGGGACAAAGGGACCTTCGAGCTTCAGAAACATAATGAGAAAGAATTTGCCGTGACGCTTCACGGAGAAAAACTCGAAGGGGATTATGTACTGATAAGGACAAAGTACGGAAAAGAGGGCAAAGGATGGCTTTTTTTCAAGAAAAAAGACGATTGA
- a CDS encoding demethoxyubiquinone hydroxylase family protein gives MENTNQEDLDKEILRAAMIAELDAINIYEQMANLTKNEEIRTILLDIAREEKVHLAMFETVLLQNDREFLKIYSDYSLARM, from the coding sequence ATTGAGAATACCAACCAGGAAGACCTTGATAAAGAAATCCTGAGAGCTGCAATGATCGCAGAACTGGATGCCATCAACATATACGAACAGATGGCAAACCTGACAAAAAATGAGGAAATCCGTACAATTCTTCTTGATATCGCCAGGGAGGAAAAAGTCCATTTAGCAATGTTTGAGACCGTGCTCCTGCAAAATGACAGGGAATTCTTAAAGATTTACTCCGATTATTCACTTGCCAGAATGTAA
- a CDS encoding mechanosensitive ion channel family protein has product MRILQRLNVFILLVLILFLAYIRYLTDLFIRNRVFLDALLVSLVVVLLAYLANSIADNLILRKVSTSKDRYALRKTVSILITIFAVASLFAIWVERTSTLLIAYGILSAGVAIALQDLLRNIAGGVLIIISRPFKAGDRIQVGDSIGDVLDIGSFSTTIMEIREWVDADQYTGRILQVPNSFALNQTIKNYTRDYSFIWDEIRVILIYGSNWKKAEEIALKTAGPVVGEFEDMAQKELSLMGKKYFITTYDVQTKLYTKMQENWIEIRLRYVVDPRKRRGISHLLISNILEALEKEEDIMVGTATSIDLMKAPDKG; this is encoded by the coding sequence ATGAGGATTCTCCAGAGACTGAATGTTTTTATCCTGCTGGTTTTAATCCTTTTTCTTGCGTACATACGGTATCTGACTGATTTATTTATCCGGAACCGGGTTTTTCTGGATGCTCTTCTGGTCTCTTTAGTCGTGGTCCTGCTCGCTTACCTGGCAAACTCCATTGCCGACAACCTGATCCTGAGAAAAGTATCGACTTCAAAAGACCGATATGCCTTGAGGAAGACCGTATCTATCCTCATCACAATCTTTGCGGTTGCCTCTCTTTTTGCAATCTGGGTTGAGCGAACGAGCACATTGCTTATTGCCTACGGGATCCTGAGCGCCGGAGTTGCAATCGCCCTTCAGGACCTCCTGAGGAATATAGCCGGAGGAGTGCTCATAATCATATCTCGTCCTTTCAAAGCAGGTGACAGGATCCAGGTAGGGGACAGTATAGGCGACGTGCTCGATATAGGAAGTTTCAGCACAACAATTATGGAAATCCGGGAATGGGTGGATGCAGACCAGTACACGGGCAGGATTCTCCAGGTCCCCAACAGCTTTGCCCTCAACCAGACGATAAAAAACTATACGCGGGACTACTCCTTTATCTGGGACGAAATCCGGGTTATTCTGATTTACGGCAGCAACTGGAAAAAAGCCGAAGAAATTGCCCTTAAAACCGCCGGACCGGTTGTAGGGGAGTTTGAGGACATGGCGCAGAAGGAACTCAGTCTCATGGGAAAAAAATACTTCATTACAACATATGACGTGCAGACAAAACTCTACACAAAGATGCAGGAAAACTGGATCGAAATACGGTTGAGGTACGTGGTAGACCCCAGAAAAAGGAGGGGGATCAGCCATCTTCTGATCTCAAACATCCTTGAGGCACTGGAAAAAGAAGAGGATATCATGGTGGGAACCGCAACGAGTATCGACCTTATGAAAGCTCCGGATAAAGGATGA
- a CDS encoding DHHA1 domain-containing protein produces MSELEKLINLAKNAADKIRKHRFVRIVSHNDADGLTSSGIMALALLRAGIGFQLSIAGKLNETVIEEVNRTVSKGDLVIFCDMGSGQPELIGKVAADVVVLDHHKPVGQSPAKVVVNAHMVEIDGATDISASGTCYLVARELGAGNIDLAGLAIAGAVGDRQLFRTANAFILDEAIKAGVVSIRKGLKVGDGALADVLAYSTEPFLNVTGYPEKAAEFLNQLGLSGNIENLSEEELSKLASAIALKLVRQASPEAIEAVIGDIFLLNRELVHNVYDFISILNTCGKQKVYGLALALCLKDPTIVGEAISLTKEYEKNLAMDIRKSVEKIRKGENIWCINTVDALSTGSLATTVVRYLHPELPFICVNESEGILKVSARGTRELVSRGLDLAFALREAAGAVGGNGGGHSVASGASIPLGSTEEFLSIVDRIIGDQLRKNTSGKAK; encoded by the coding sequence TTGAGCGAGCTTGAAAAACTGATTAACCTTGCAAAAAATGCAGCCGATAAAATCCGGAAGCATAGGTTTGTGCGCATAGTTTCACATAATGATGCTGACGGGCTGACTTCATCAGGGATCATGGCCCTGGCTCTGTTACGGGCAGGTATAGGTTTCCAACTTTCAATAGCAGGAAAACTGAATGAGACTGTGATCGAAGAAGTGAACAGGACCGTATCGAAAGGAGACCTGGTCATTTTCTGTGATATGGGCAGCGGACAACCGGAACTTATAGGTAAGGTTGCGGCTGACGTCGTGGTGCTTGACCATCACAAGCCAGTAGGACAGTCCCCTGCAAAAGTCGTGGTAAATGCCCATATGGTAGAGATCGACGGGGCAACGGATATCTCGGCTTCAGGCACCTGTTATCTTGTAGCCAGGGAACTCGGAGCAGGAAACATTGATCTTGCAGGACTGGCAATTGCAGGCGCAGTCGGAGACAGGCAACTTTTCCGGACTGCAAACGCCTTTATTCTGGACGAAGCCATAAAAGCAGGAGTCGTGTCCATAAGGAAAGGATTGAAGGTGGGGGATGGAGCCCTTGCGGATGTGCTTGCATACAGCACGGAACCTTTCCTGAATGTAACCGGCTACCCGGAAAAAGCAGCCGAATTTTTAAACCAGTTAGGGCTTTCCGGAAACATTGAAAACCTGTCCGAAGAAGAGTTATCAAAACTTGCCAGCGCTATTGCCCTGAAACTTGTCAGGCAGGCAAGTCCCGAGGCAATAGAAGCCGTCATAGGAGACATCTTTCTGCTGAACCGGGAGCTGGTGCATAATGTCTATGATTTCATCTCCATTCTCAATACCTGCGGAAAGCAGAAGGTTTACGGGCTTGCCCTTGCGCTTTGCCTGAAAGACCCGACCATTGTTGGAGAAGCCATCTCCCTTACAAAAGAGTATGAAAAGAACCTTGCTATGGATATCCGGAAAAGCGTGGAAAAAATTCGTAAAGGGGAAAACATCTGGTGCATTAACACGGTTGATGCCCTCTCTACAGGAAGCCTTGCCACAACCGTGGTCAGATACCTCCACCCCGAACTCCCCTTCATCTGCGTAAACGAGTCTGAGGGAATACTGAAGGTTTCTGCCAGGGGAACCCGCGAACTTGTATCAAGAGGCCTTGACCTCGCCTTTGCCCTCAGGGAAGCTGCAGGCGCAGTCGGCGGAAACGGAGGCGGGCATAGTGTTGCATCCGGAGCCTCAATTCCCCTGGGAAGTACGGAGGAGTTCCTGAGCATTGTTGACCGGATCATAGGAGACCAGCTCAGGAAAAATACCAGTGGGAAGGCAAAGTAA
- a CDS encoding AzlC family ABC transporter permease encodes MTEKEAKRHEIRVGNTDLFLSALKTTVPVFLGYIPLGMAFGFLIDGAGYHWIYAFLMSLLIYAGAGQFLAVALLAAGAGLPEFVIATLLLNLRHAFYGLSLLDKFSDVGKVKPYLIFALTDETYALLTTAEVPAGGSKVRFYFYIAALDHLYWIIGSVLGAGLGSLLDLNLEGMAFVLTALFVVLTIEQYFNSSVRFPFVAAVGAGAVSLILFSPDNMLLISIILGIMILIAREKLRQGDKQLNKSLGQAKGIGQVHAAAQPVQDSSQEEN; translated from the coding sequence ATGACTGAAAAGGAGGCAAAAAGGCACGAAATAAGGGTAGGCAATACGGACCTTTTCCTGAGTGCTCTCAAGACTACGGTTCCCGTGTTTCTCGGATACATACCCCTCGGAATGGCTTTCGGATTCCTGATTGACGGGGCCGGATACCACTGGATTTATGCTTTCCTTATGAGCCTCCTCATTTATGCGGGTGCGGGCCAGTTCCTGGCAGTCGCTTTACTTGCTGCAGGTGCCGGGCTTCCGGAGTTTGTTATAGCCACGCTGCTCCTGAACCTCAGGCACGCTTTTTACGGACTGTCCCTGCTGGATAAATTTTCCGATGTCGGGAAAGTCAAGCCTTACCTCATCTTTGCATTAACTGACGAAACCTATGCCCTCCTGACCACAGCCGAAGTTCCGGCAGGCGGGTCAAAGGTAAGGTTTTACTTCTATATTGCAGCTCTCGACCACCTCTACTGGATTATAGGATCGGTGCTCGGGGCAGGGCTTGGCTCTCTGCTGGACCTTAATCTTGAAGGCATGGCTTTTGTACTGACTGCCCTGTTTGTGGTGCTGACAATCGAGCAGTACTTCAACTCCAGCGTACGCTTCCCCTTCGTAGCTGCAGTGGGTGCAGGAGCAGTCTCCCTTATACTCTTCAGTCCTGACAATATGCTGCTAATTTCGATCATTTTGGGGATCATGATTCTGATAGCCAGGGAAAAACTGAGGCAGGGAGATAAGCAATTGAACAAAAGCTTAGGGCAGGCTAAAGGAATCGGACAGGTTCATGCGGCAGCACAGCCTGTTCAGGACAGTTCACAGGAGGAAAACTGA
- a CDS encoding branched-chain amino acid transporter permease, translating into MTDTLQMLVIITAIALATFTTRVLPFLCFGSREPPAMLSTIEKNLPPMILLLLVIYCLKDVQWLSAPYGIPELLTIGVVAGLHLWKRNAMLSIFAGTGLYMALVQFNVFSFL; encoded by the coding sequence ATGACCGATACTTTGCAAATGCTTGTAATCATCACTGCAATAGCCCTTGCAACTTTTACTACAAGGGTCCTTCCTTTCCTGTGTTTCGGTTCAAGAGAGCCTCCGGCAATGCTTTCCACAATAGAAAAAAACCTGCCGCCTATGATCCTCCTGCTTCTGGTCATTTACTGCCTGAAAGATGTACAGTGGCTTTCTGCTCCTTACGGGATTCCGGAACTCTTGACAATTGGGGTTGTTGCAGGGCTCCACTTATGGAAAAGGAATGCAATGCTCAGCATTTTTGCAGGGACAGGGCTTTATATGGCACTTGTGCAGTTCAATGTTTTTTCTTTTCTCTGA
- a CDS encoding TIGR00297 family protein — MNRATPLLENGSSYHGIPVMHLLYLLLILIAPFAGVDLLLFLSFGLFLGLRFSGKFLSCRRDAASLSFSLTLMLLVSAVSQDLTYTYPYYIVLAAFAIAAVGNHISFFTERGFMADIESGKNRIKQRRFSLLWSSIFLSLRIIAAFLAASWIVYWQDLPIPYSFIFFISVIGAVTGSLFESIPTRINSNIPVPLGAGMTMWIFEEFRYWVPPEKMLVALAFSLFLGAMAYRAKIADVSALLSAALLGVLIIVFSGLPWFLLLLTFFILGGGFTRYKYAYKESIGIAQAKNGIRSYENVFSNSTAALVLAVAYGIFPDQSLPIIYAYIGTVATATGDTLASEIGTTAKGRPRMITTLKLSEPGADGAVSFLGELAAIFGSATIGVLGYALGISDNLLLSVLITTAGGFFGTNIDSLLGATLQKRGLLSNSGVNFAATFAGAGISAFVYILVAGF, encoded by the coding sequence ATGAACAGAGCTACCCCCCTCCTCGAAAATGGGAGTTCTTATCATGGAATTCCCGTGATGCATTTATTATATCTCCTGCTTATTCTGATAGCTCCTTTTGCAGGGGTAGATCTCCTTCTCTTCCTATCTTTTGGCCTTTTTCTGGGACTGAGGTTTTCCGGGAAGTTTCTGTCCTGCAGAAGGGATGCAGCTAGTCTTTCATTTTCCCTTACGTTGATGCTGCTTGTTTCTGCAGTTTCTCAGGATCTTACGTACACATACCCGTACTATATAGTCCTCGCCGCCTTTGCCATTGCAGCAGTCGGAAACCACATCTCCTTTTTTACCGAAAGAGGTTTCATGGCTGATATCGAGTCCGGAAAGAACAGGATAAAGCAGAGAAGGTTCTCATTGCTCTGGAGTTCTATTTTTCTCTCTCTCAGGATTATTGCGGCATTTCTTGCAGCAAGCTGGATAGTCTACTGGCAGGACCTTCCAATCCCGTACAGCTTTATCTTTTTCATATCCGTTATCGGAGCCGTTACAGGTTCTCTTTTTGAGTCCATACCTACCAGAATAAACAGCAATATTCCGGTACCTCTGGGGGCAGGGATGACGATGTGGATTTTTGAGGAGTTCAGGTACTGGGTGCCTCCAGAGAAAATGCTTGTAGCTCTTGCCTTCTCCCTGTTCCTCGGGGCGATGGCTTACAGGGCGAAAATTGCCGATGTTTCCGCCCTCCTCAGTGCTGCCCTTCTCGGAGTCCTGATAATCGTATTCAGCGGGCTTCCCTGGTTTTTGCTCCTTCTGACCTTTTTCATACTGGGAGGCGGGTTTACCAGGTACAAGTACGCATACAAGGAATCAATCGGGATTGCTCAGGCAAAAAACGGTATTCGTAGCTATGAAAACGTCTTCTCGAACAGTACCGCAGCCCTTGTCCTTGCAGTAGCATATGGAATCTTCCCGGATCAGAGCCTCCCGATCATTTATGCCTACATAGGTACTGTTGCAACCGCGACAGGCGATACTCTGGCAAGTGAGATCGGAACCACGGCAAAAGGAAGACCCCGAATGATCACAACCCTCAAACTTTCTGAACCCGGAGCTGACGGAGCTGTCTCCTTCCTGGGCGAACTTGCCGCAATTTTCGGTTCTGCAACCATAGGTGTGCTTGGCTATGCCCTGGGGATATCTGACAACCTCTTGCTTTCAGTCCTTATTACAACAGCAGGAGGATTTTTCGGGACAAACATTGACAGCCTGCTCGGAGCTACCCTTCAGAAAAGAGGCCTGCTCTCAAACAGTGGGGTAAACTTTGCTGCAACCTTTGCAGGCGCAGGGATTTCAGCCTTCGTATATATTCTCGTAGCCGGTTTTTAA